In Zingiber officinale cultivar Zhangliang chromosome 6A, Zo_v1.1, whole genome shotgun sequence, a single genomic region encodes these proteins:
- the LOC121995613 gene encoding E3 ubiquitin-protein ligase At1g63170-like, whose amino-acid sequence MLRVIPIAEIHCEGETDRHPLLMDRGSNTTGHEHLVDIPQVNNVENLSAEVHQINRSSISTSPLVSRTSSMSPDNANSENGSVNRRADNYVRRSRNPLNSGLWISVELVVNVSQIVAAIIVLCLSRNEHPHAPLFEWIIGYTVGCVATLPHLYWRYIHRNNQGSIQESTHSNQTNIHNNTPEYESASVTANSGRESNHSIASDTQVGQNIIISNPRINALFDHFKMGLDCFFAAWFVVGNVRIFGDRSSPEDAPNLFRLCIVFLAFSCVGYAMPFILCATICCCLPCIISVMGFREDTNHDRGATPESINALPTYKFKSKRRHNRGEGGSNSDTQGGGVFAPGTDKERIMSAEDAVCCICLAKYLDNEELRELPCRHFFHKGCVDKWLKINALCPLCKTEIEDTASSTTSGGNNRNRWMAGSSV is encoded by the exons ATGTTGAGGGTCATTCCCATTGCGGAAATACATTGTGAAGGTGAAACTGACAGGCATCCTCTCCTGATGGATAGAGGAAGTAACACAACTGGCCACGAACACTTGGTTGATATACCACAGGTTAATAATGTGGAAAATTTGTCAGCAGAGGTGCATCAGATCAACAGATCTTCAATCAGCACATCTCCTCTTGTCTCTCGAACATCTTCAATGTCACCTGACAATGCTAACTCTGAAAATGGTTCTGTAAATAGAAGAGCAGATAATTATGTTCGAAGGAGCAGGAACCCTTTAAATTCTGGTTTGTGGATTTCTGTTGAACTTGTTGTCAACGTCAGCCAGATTGTAGCAGCTATTATAGTCCTCTGCTTGTCTAGAAATGAGCATCCTCATGCTCCATTATTTGAATGGATCATTGGTTATACAGTAGGCTGTGTCGCTACTCTTCCTCACCTTTATTGGCGCTACATTCATCGCAACAATCAAGGTTCTATTCAAGAGTCAACTCATTCAAACCAGACAAACATCCACAACAATACTCCTGAATATGAATCTGCTTCTGTTACTGCAAACTCAGGGCGTGAAAGCAACCATTCAATTGCTTCTGACACACAAGTTGGACAAAACATTATAATTTCTAATCCAAG GATTAATGCACTTTTTGATCATttcaagatgggcttggattgcTTTTTTGCTGCATGGTTTGTTGTCGGAAATGTACGGATATTTGGTGATCGTTCCTCCCCTGAGGATGCACCCAATCTGTTCCG GTTATGTATAGTCTTCCTTGCATTCAGCTGTGTTGGGTATGCAATGCCCTTCATTTTGTGTGCAACCATCTGTTGCTGCTTGCCGTGTATAATATCCGTCATGGGTTTTCGAGAAGACACAAACCACGATCGAGGTGCCACTCCTGAATCAATCAACGCACTCCCAACATACAAATTTAAATCTAAGCGGCGGCATAACAGAGGAGAGGGCGGAAGCAACTCAGATACTCAAGGTGGAGGGGTATTTGCTCCTGGCACAGATAAAGAGAGAATCATGTCTGCCGAAGATGCT GTTTGCTGCATATGCCTGGCTAAATATCTGGACAACGAGGAGCTCCGTGAACTGCCCTGCCGCCATTTCTTCCACAAGGGTTGTGTGGATAAATGGCTCAAGATAAATGCTCTCTGTCCCCTTTGCAAAACGGAGATTGAAGACACCGCGTCTTCCACAACGAGCGGTGGCAACAACCGCAACCGGTGGATGGCAGGAAGCAGCGTTTAA
- the LOC121995615 gene encoding 26S proteasome non-ATPase regulatory subunit 12 homolog A-like, whose amino-acid sequence MAANMEENLDAAIDSLLNVEKQMRLAGDVAGTKKAVIDIVELCYKARQWKTLNDQIVLLSKRRGQLKQAVTAMVQKAMQYIDETPDIDSRIELIQTLSNVSAGKIYVEIERARLIKRLAKIKEEQGLIAEAADLMQEIAVETFGAMAKTEKIAFILEQVRLCLDRQDYMRAQILSRKISPRVFDADASKEKKKPKEGDSVVEEAPADIPSLLELKRIYYELMIQYHSHNNDYLEICRSYKAIYDIPSVKEDPAKWTPVLRKICWYLVLSPHDPMQSSLLNSTLEDKNLSELPNFRFLLKQLVTMEVIHWANLWEMYKNEFEIEKNLLGGSLVPKAADDLKLRIIEHNILVVSKYYSRITLKRLSDLLCLSLQEAEKHLSDMVVSRALVAKIDRPMGIVCFQTVKDSNDTLNAWATNLEKLLDLVEKSCHQIHKETMVHKAVLKA is encoded by the exons ATGGCCGCGAACATG GAAGAGAACCTAGATGCAGCAATAGATTCTTTGTTGAACGTGGAGAAGCAAATGAGGCTTGCTGGTGATGTGGCTGGGACGAAGAAAGCAGTTATTGATATTGTGGAGCTTTGCTATAAGGCACGCCAATGGAAGACACTGAATGATCAGATTGTTCTTCTGTCAAAGAGAAGAGGGCAACTTAAGCAG GCTGTGACTGCCATGGTGCAAAAAGCTATGCAATACATTGATGAAACACCTGACATTGATTCTCGCATTGAGTTAATCCAAACTTTGAGCAATGTCTCAGCCGGGAAG ATATATGTTGAGATAGAAAGAGCACGGTTAATTAAAAGACTTGCAAAGATTAAAGAAGAGCAAGGCCTTATTGCTGAGGCAGCTGATTTGATGCAAGAAATTGCT GTGGAGACTTTTGGAGCAATGGCCAAAACTGAGAAAATTGCTTTCATTCTTGAACAA GTTCGGCTGTGCTTAGATCGTCAAGATTATATGCGTGCAcaaattttgtcaagaaaaatcaGTCCTCGAGTGTTTGATGCAGATGCTTCAAAGGAAAAAAAGAAGCCAAAGGAAGGGGACAGTGTTGTCGAAGAGGCACCTGCAGATATACCTTCCCTATTGGAGCTGAAGCGCATCTACTATGAGCTTATGATTCA ATACCATTCTCATAACAATGATTATTTAGAGATTTGCCGGAGTTACAAGGCAATATATGACATTCCATCTGTAAAAGAGGACCCAGCAAAATGGACTCCG GTGCTAAGAAAAATTTGTTGGTACTTGGTGTTGTCGCCACATGATCCTATGCAATCAAGTCTTCTCAACTCTACACTAGAAGATAAAAATCTTTCTGAACTTCCTAACTTTCG CTTTTTGTTGAAGCAACTAGTGACTATGGAGGTTATTCATTGGGCTAATCTTTGGGAGATGTACAAGAATGAGTTTGAAATTGAGAAGAATCTTCTTGGTGGATCTTTGGTTCCAAAGGCAGCTGATGATCTAAAGCTGAGGATCATTGAACAT AATATATTGGTTGTGTCCAAGTATTATTCGAGGATAACCTTGAAGAGACTCTCTGATTTACTGTGCCTCAGTTTACAG GAGGCGGAGAAGCATCTGTCAGATATGGTAGTATCAAGAGCCTTAGTTGCGAAGATCGACAGGCCCATGGGAATTGTGTGCTTTCAGACTGTCAAGGATAGTAATGACACACTCAATGCATGGGCAACGAATTTGGAGAAGCTACTTGATCTTGTTGAGAAGAGCTGCCACCAGATCCACAAGGAGACCATGGTTCATAAAGCTGTTCTCAAAGCCTAG